Proteins encoded by one window of Salvia splendens isolate huo1 chromosome 7, SspV2, whole genome shotgun sequence:
- the LOC121811144 gene encoding uncharacterized protein LOC121811144 translates to MEKRQGFFSALKEEVARGLSPARSLARVASPMSGIFCRKKVGASNPEPLIARSSSLRPAGEALAPLMEGPDPNGADIIGSKRAGSGLGQWVRGQLSRNPSLPAVSESGGGNKASDLRLLLGVMGAPLAPVHVSTIDPLPHLSVKDTPIETCSAQYILQQYTAASGGHKTHSLIKNAYTLGKVKMIASEFESATKVVKNRNAGRAPESGSFVLWQMNPDMWYVELAVGGSKVHAGSNGKLVWRRTPWLGAHTAKGPVRPLRRALQGLDPWTTAVMFANAVCIGEKSVNGEECFILKVTADQRTLKGRSEGPAEIIRHVLFGYFSQRTGLLVQMEDSHLTRIQSNGGEAVYWETTTNSYMDDYRSIEGVMVAHSGHSVVTLYRFGERAMSHTKTRMEEAWTIEEVAFNVPGLSVDCFIPPAELRSAEEDMGSVVWKVEY, encoded by the exons ATGGAGAAGAGACAAGGCTTCTTTTCGGCTCTGAAAGAGGAGGTGGCGCGCGGATTATCTCCGGCGAGGTCTCTGGCCCGGGTCGCTTCGCCAATGTCGGGCATTTTTTGTCGGAAGAAGGTCGGCGCGAGTAATCCTGAGCCGCTAATTGCGAGATCGAGCAGCCTGAGGCCGGCCGGGGAGGCTCTGGCGCCGCTGATGGAGGGCCCGGATCCGAATGGAGCGGACATTATCGGGTCGAAGCGTGCGGGATCGGGGCTGGGGCAGTGGGTCCGGGGCCAGCTCAGCCGCAATCCTTCGCTTCCCGCCGTTAGTGAGAGTGGGGGTGGGAATAAGGCGTCTGATTTGAGGCTTCTGCTTGGGGTTATGGGTGCGCCACTCGCGCCGGTGCACGTTAGCACCATTGATCCTTTGCCTCACCTCAGTGTTAAAGACACTCCAATT GAGACTTGTTCAGCACAGTACATTTTGCAGCAATACACAGCAGCTTCAGGAGGGCACAAGACTCATAGCTTGATCAAGAATGCTTACACGCTAGGGAAGGTAAAGATGATTGCCTCGGAGTTCGAGAGCGCGACGAAGGTGGTGAAGAACAGGAATGCCGGGAGAGCCCCTGAGTCGGGCAGCTTCGTCCTCTGGCAGATGAATCCGGATATGTGGTACGTGGAGCTGGCAGTTGGGGGGAGCAAAGTTCACGCTGGAAGCAACGGGAAGCTCGTGTGGAGGCGCACTCCCTGGCTCGGTGCACACACTGCAAAAGGCCCTGTTAGGCCCCTGCGCCGCGCCCTTCAA GGGCTTGATCCGTGGACCACGGCTGTTATGTTTGCGAATGCAGTGTGCATTGGGGAGAAGAGTGTGAACGGGGAGGAGTGCTTCATCCTCAAGGTCACTGCTGATCAGCGCACGCTCAAGGGGAGGAGCGAAGGGCCAGCTGAGATCATCAGACACGTACTGTTCGGGTACTTCAGCCAGAGGACAGGGCTGCTCGTGCAGATGGAGGACTCCCATCTCACGCGCATCCAGTCCAATGGCGGGGAGGCTGTGTACTGGGAGACCACCACCAACTCGTACATGGATGACTACCGGTCCATTGAAGGAGTCATGGTTGCTCACTCGGGCCACTCTGTGGTCACCCTTTACAGGTTTGGGGAGAGGGCGATGAGTCATACCAAGACCAGGATGGAGGAGGCTTGGACAATTGAGGAGGTGGCTTTCAATGTTCCGGGGCTCTCGGTGGACTGCTTCATCCCACCGGCTGAGCTCAGGTCGGCCGAGGAAGACATGGGAAGTGTAGTGTGGAAGGTAGAATATTGA